GTAGACTTTGATTCGCAAGGCCGGATAGTTTTGCCCGAGTACTTGAGAAAGTATGCCGGTCTTAAAAAGAAAACGATTGTCGCCGGATTGTACGACCGGCTGGAAATTTGGGATGATGAGGCCTGGGAAAAATATAAACAAGGAACAGAATCGAATAGTAATGAAATCGCCGAAGCTATGGCCAGCCTGGGCATCTAACTAAAACCGTTATGGCGAATGACATGTCAGGCGGGAAGCCGGCGGAAGAAAACGCGAATGAGGATACCGGGAGTGATAAAGGCAATATTAACGGAAGCTATCATCATATCCCAGTACTTTTAAAAGAAGCGATAGAATTTTTAAAGCCAGGGCCGGGCGGAAGATTTATTGACTGCACCTTGGGCGGCGCCGGCTATACAATAGAGCTCGCGAAGCGCGTTGGCGATGATGGACAAGTGCTGGCGGTTGACGCGGACGAAATGGCGATAGAGAACGCGAAAAATATAATCCAAAAAAAAGAGTTCAAAAATATTATTTTATCCCATGCGAATTTTAGGAGCCTTTCCAAAATTATTAAGGAGAATTTTCCAGTCTTGCCTTACGGTAAGGCAGGCCAGGGTGCTCGGTTTGACGGTATTGTATTTGATCTTGGGCTATCAAGCGCTCAACTCAAAGATCAAAATCGAGGATTTTCTTTTCAGGTGGACGCGTCTCGGCTAGATATGGCTTTCGGCCTTCCGCCGGATAAGAAAGCAGAAGACGGAAGAGGCGGCGCGGACGGGACGGAAGATGAGCGGGAAGAAGAGGCGGAAAAGAGCCTTTCCACTAAAGATATAGTGAATAATTGGCCCAAGGAAGAGCTGGCAAGAATATTCAAGGAATACGGCGAAGAAAGGTTTGCCTGGCGGATTGCCGAAAAGATTGTTGAGATTAGAAAAAAAATAAAAAAATCGGGCGGTGAAGGAATCGCCACTGTCGGAGAGCTGGTAAATATAATAAAAAGCGCGGTTCCGGCTTTTTACCGGAACGGAAGAATTAATCCGGCGACAAAAATTTTTCAGGCTTTGCGCGTCGCCACTAATGATGAGCTTGGGAGCCTGATAGAAGTTTTGCCCCAGGCGGTAGAAGCTCTAAAACCCGGCGGACGGCTAGTCGTAATTTCCTACCACAGCCTTGAAGACCGGATTGTAAAGAATTTCTTTAAAAAAGAGGCTTTCAAAAAATCCGAACCCGGGAAAGGAAAACTGAAAATTTTGACGAAAAAAGTCATAATTCCCCGGTTTGAAGAAGCTAAAGAAAATCCCCGTTCCAGAAGCGCGAAATTAAGGGCGGCGGAACGGATTTAACCGATTAACAATTTATATTCGATAATTAACCAACTATGTCCTCATTTAAGGAAAAGCTATTAGTTTCGGGAAAGTTGAAAAAACTGTTAAATTTAAAACTTATAAACACGGTCATCGCGGCCTCGGTTGCCGCCACGTTCGGCTTTTACCTTTTTGGGGTCAATTCGCTTTCAATCAAAGGATTTGAACTAAGCGAGATAAATAAGAAAGTAAACGATTTAAATACCGAAAACGCCGAATTAGAGCTAAAAACCATGCAGCTTGAATCCTATGCTTATATTAATGAAAAAATAAAAAATCTAGGCTTGGTAAAAGCTGATAAAATCGATTATATTACGCCTCAAATGGGCGTAGCCAAAAGATGAAACCAATATAACATGCTTGTCGTGCCCCGTCCTGCCCCGCAATGAGCGGGGCGGGACGGATAAAACAAAATTGAAAAACAGAAAAACATGAAGGAATGGAAAAAAAACAAATCTTCCGCCCGGCCAGACAGGAATGAAAAGGCTAAAAAAAATAATCGCGCGAATATACTCCTGGCGATTATTTTTTTGTTAGCCGGCGGCATCCTCTATAAGCTTTATTATCTGCAAATAGCCAAAAGCGAATATTATACCGGCCTGGCGTCAAACCAGCATGATGTTTTCAAGAAGCTTCTGGCCGCCCGCGGAAGGATTTTTATCGAAGATTCCGGGGAAGACGGGAAAAAAGAGCTTTATCCGATGGCGACCAATAAGGATTTCGCGACTTTCTACGCTAAACCGGTTGAAATTCCGGCCGAGAAAGCGGCGGAAAAAGCAAAAATATTATACGATCTTTTTGACCGCGCCGCGAACGAGAAAGAGGCCAGCGAGGAGATCGATAAGATAAGAAAAGAAAAAGAA
This sequence is a window from Patescibacteria group bacterium. Protein-coding genes within it:
- the rsmH gene encoding 16S rRNA (cytosine(1402)-N(4))-methyltransferase RsmH, with protein sequence MANDMSGGKPAEENANEDTGSDKGNINGSYHHIPVLLKEAIEFLKPGPGGRFIDCTLGGAGYTIELAKRVGDDGQVLAVDADEMAIENAKNIIQKKEFKNIILSHANFRSLSKIIKENFPVLPYGKAGQGARFDGIVFDLGLSSAQLKDQNRGFSFQVDASRLDMAFGLPPDKKAEDGRGGADGTEDEREEEAEKSLSTKDIVNNWPKEELARIFKEYGEERFAWRIAEKIVEIRKKIKKSGGEGIATVGELVNIIKSAVPAFYRNGRINPATKIFQALRVATNDELGSLIEVLPQAVEALKPGGRLVVISYHSLEDRIVKNFFKKEAFKKSEPGKGKLKILTKKVIIPRFEEAKENPRSRSAKLRAAERI